In Silvanigrella paludirubra, one DNA window encodes the following:
- a CDS encoding class I SAM-dependent methyltransferase, with protein MNNYTEKLKEIFTNRYNSQHTPWTHDESLDYTTVFAFNKLTNNLKNKNINILDIGCGNGRHAKYFNNLNYTGIDLVYNDNWSILSKNKKINFIMTSFLEFNAKDNYKYDLILDNGCLHHQSPLYFNNYLKKVRNLMNDKHSIYSLVVWNEQFCEYNIDHEGRYHHFFSSQEISSLLFENFLKVIDIKNIKAKNDIMQLHIMSQIME; from the coding sequence ATGAATAATTATACAGAAAAGCTCAAAGAAATATTTACAAATAGGTACAATAGTCAGCATACTCCATGGACTCATGATGAGTCATTAGACTATACAACTGTATTTGCCTTTAATAAATTGACAAATAATTTAAAAAATAAAAATATTAACATTCTAGATATTGGTTGTGGTAATGGAAGACATGCTAAATATTTTAATAATTTAAATTACACAGGAATAGACTTAGTATATAATGATAACTGGAGTATACTTAGTAAAAATAAAAAAATTAATTTTATAATGACATCTTTTTTAGAGTTCAATGCTAAAGATAATTATAAATATGATCTTATTTTAGATAATGGTTGCTTACATCACCAGTCACCATTGTATTTTAATAATTATCTAAAAAAAGTTAGAAATTTAATGAATGACAAACATTCTATTTATAGTCTTGTTGTTTGGAATGAGCAATTTTGTGAATATAATATTGATCATGAAGGTAGATATCATCATTTTTTTTCATCTCAAGAAATATCATCTTTATTATTCGAAAATTTTCTAAAAGTAATTGATATAAAAAATATAAAAGCAAAAAATGATATTATGCAATTACACATAATGAGTCAGATAATGGAGTAA
- a CDS encoding WD40 repeat domain-containing protein: protein MNLHTSPISGVDCFKDKYIATAGYDNKVILWDSKNKKAIASGEHNHLANACKFSECGNFLVSASSDYSAMVWKIPSMEKIATLLGHTDDIEMAAINNSNTCIATASRDHSINLYDMDGNYLSKLSGHNADVISISWLNDESLISSSDDGTVRVWNISNGSHSIYNFESIETDTIALVNENLFFAGNDNGDIITINNNITYTRAHQSGIKRLYYNKDGNILISTSYDRKLKVWKLNEENILELYRESEFPSIIWPRSISMSNKNVIVFSTFGSSYATFKIETNEWNTSNIVKTFGINSVIESNNQLFHIGDAGEFYQDGQFIKSMHSLCNFIVKTEFFILTGGQLGEVYNAISGDIIYKHHSPLNCATFIKGNEYNLIAVGAYTGEAILLKEKDNHISILEILKIHSNAIKGICNNGNYLFSASANKEIALSDYTQFKTIQKISNAHDKIINACIHLKDNLFITIGRDLKYKIWDGINLLSSHLTQQKNSLKCIAKSSNNETIAIGSYSGEIQIYNIINNELIRKYNPTKYGISSLTFRDSSNTFIASSYDGNLYEIKQ from the coding sequence ATGAACCTTCATACAAGTCCTATTAGCGGAGTTGATTGTTTTAAAGATAAATATATAGCTACAGCAGGTTACGATAATAAAGTAATTCTTTGGGACTCAAAAAATAAAAAAGCGATCGCAAGTGGGGAGCATAATCACTTAGCAAATGCGTGTAAATTTAGTGAATGCGGAAATTTTCTTGTTTCTGCAAGCAGTGATTATAGTGCTATGGTATGGAAAATTCCTTCCATGGAAAAAATAGCAACTCTATTAGGGCATACAGATGATATAGAAATGGCGGCAATTAATAACAGTAATACATGCATTGCGACAGCATCTCGTGACCACAGCATAAATTTATATGATATGGATGGGAATTATCTCTCTAAACTCAGCGGTCACAATGCGGATGTTATTTCTATATCTTGGTTAAATGATGAATCCTTGATTTCTAGTAGTGATGATGGAACAGTAAGGGTATGGAATATAAGCAACGGTAGCCACTCTATTTATAATTTTGAATCTATTGAAACTGACACCATTGCTCTAGTGAATGAGAATTTGTTTTTTGCTGGAAATGATAATGGGGACATAATAACAATAAATAATAATATTACTTATACAAGAGCACATCAGTCAGGAATAAAAAGATTGTATTATAATAAAGATGGAAATATATTAATTAGTACTAGTTATGATCGCAAATTAAAGGTTTGGAAACTAAATGAAGAAAATATATTAGAGCTATATAGAGAATCTGAATTTCCTTCCATTATTTGGCCAAGAAGTATTTCCATGTCCAATAAAAATGTAATTGTTTTTTCAACTTTTGGTTCCTCATATGCAACTTTTAAAATTGAAACAAATGAATGGAATACTTCAAACATTGTGAAAACATTTGGAATTAATTCTGTAATAGAGAGTAATAATCAATTATTTCATATTGGTGATGCTGGTGAATTTTACCAGGATGGTCAATTTATAAAGTCTATGCATAGTTTGTGTAATTTTATTGTAAAAACAGAATTTTTTATTCTTACAGGTGGGCAATTAGGAGAAGTTTACAATGCAATTAGTGGTGATATCATTTATAAACATCACTCACCATTAAACTGTGCTACCTTTATTAAAGGCAATGAATATAATTTAATTGCAGTTGGAGCTTATACTGGTGAAGCTATTTTATTGAAAGAAAAAGACAATCATATTTCAATTTTAGAAATTTTAAAAATTCATAGCAATGCAATAAAAGGAATATGTAATAATGGAAATTACCTTTTCTCTGCTTCAGCAAATAAAGAAATAGCCTTATCTGATTACACACAATTTAAAACGATTCAAAAAATATCAAATGCGCATGATAAAATTATAAATGCATGTATCCATTTAAAAGATAATTTATTTATTACGATTGGAAGAGACTTAAAATATAAAATATGGGATGGTATTAATCTTCTTTCTAGTCATTTAACACAGCAAAAAAATTCACTTAAGTGTATTGCAAAAAGTTCAAATAATGAGACTATTGCAATAGGGAGTTATTCTGGAGAAATTCAAATTTATAATATAATTAATAATGAATTAATTAGGAAATATAATCCTACTAAATATGGAATTTCTTCCCTGACTTTTAGAGACTCATCAAATACTTTTATAGCAAGTTCGTATGATGGAAATTTATATGAAATTAAACAATAA
- a CDS encoding formylglycine-generating enzyme family protein, giving the protein MKLNNNELSKINLNSARKNMDIENIFVSDKYLECYENYKEFFPNKIQIFLEYSENIEISLNERIKFASILSLLGDPRIQTMNPKMEKIPSATINIGLNYESLNDVYENYKYLGVEKEWIEKECPKHSIEIDTFFAGKYLVTNFEYLCFLKENPLAELPTSWDLGLYPIHKSNHPVYTISLNSAYEYIKWLNTKTNEKYRLLSEYEWEYLASNGKMFEFPWGNQFNKNYCNTLEAKYYSTTPVGVFTEGNNEFGICDLAGNVEEYVSNSYFVYPNGKLILDDLYKITNSPYPMTRGGSFTRSCDLARSKRRHGYFPGEIYVIGFRLAKDGV; this is encoded by the coding sequence ATGAAATTAAACAATAATGAATTATCAAAAATTAATTTAAATTCTGCTAGAAAAAATATGGATATTGAAAATATATTTGTCAGTGATAAATATTTAGAATGCTATGAAAACTATAAAGAATTTTTTCCAAATAAAATTCAAATATTTTTAGAATATTCAGAGAATATAGAAATTTCTTTAAATGAAAGAATAAAATTTGCTTCCATTTTATCTTTGCTTGGAGATCCAAGAATTCAAACAATGAATCCAAAAATGGAAAAAATACCAAGTGCAACAATCAACATTGGATTAAATTATGAGAGTTTAAATGATGTATATGAAAATTATAAATATTTGGGAGTTGAAAAAGAATGGATTGAAAAGGAGTGTCCTAAACATAGTATTGAAATAGATACATTTTTTGCCGGGAAATACTTAGTAACAAACTTTGAGTATCTTTGTTTTTTAAAAGAAAATCCATTAGCTGAATTACCCACATCATGGGATTTAGGATTATATCCTATACATAAAAGCAACCATCCTGTGTATACAATTTCATTAAATAGCGCATATGAATATATAAAATGGCTTAACACAAAAACAAATGAAAAGTATAGACTTCTATCGGAATATGAATGGGAATATTTAGCGTCAAATGGAAAAATGTTTGAATTTCCATGGGGTAATCAATTTAATAAAAATTACTGTAACACTTTAGAAGCTAAATATTATTCTACCACACCTGTAGGTGTTTTTACCGAAGGAAATAATGAATTTGGAATATGTGATTTAGCTGGTAATGTTGAGGAATATGTCTCTAATTCTTATTTTGTCTATCCAAATGGAAAACTAATTCTTGATGATCTCTATAAAATAACAAATTCGCCTTACCCAATGACACGAGGTGGAAGTTTTACGAGGAGTTGTGATTTAGCCCGCAGTAAAAGAAGACACGGCTATTTTCCAGGTGAAATATATGTCATTGGGTTTCGTTTAGCTAAAGATGGAGTTTAA
- a CDS encoding ABC transporter ATP-binding protein — translation MIRIKDLHFSYFEKRGLFSKPTRKNILNNFSLEIPESCLFGLIGENGSGKTTLTKILMGVFKPEQGSVTIDYFGDPYNGKNNWKESIGIISGATSKIFNSMFLFEQVKYFEILYAKFCIDSFNNYIDFFNIRHILNKRAASISFGERIKYEIALTLSYFPKILILDEPTVGLDTIAIQQVREILTNYVQQYKACGILTSHNLKDINEMTNFFGYLKNGNIINFFNKNEMSLSEIEKKYVELYS, via the coding sequence TTGATTAGGATAAAAGATTTACATTTTTCATATTTTGAAAAGAGAGGTCTTTTTTCAAAACCGACTCGGAAAAATATTCTAAATAATTTTTCTTTAGAAATTCCTGAATCTTGTTTATTTGGCCTCATTGGAGAAAATGGAAGCGGAAAAACAACATTAACAAAAATATTAATGGGCGTTTTCAAACCTGAACAAGGAAGTGTTACTATAGATTACTTCGGCGATCCATATAATGGTAAAAATAATTGGAAAGAATCTATCGGAATTATATCAGGAGCCACCTCTAAAATTTTTAACTCAATGTTCTTATTTGAGCAAGTAAAATATTTTGAAATACTTTATGCAAAATTTTGTATTGATTCTTTTAATAATTATATAGATTTTTTCAATATTAGGCACATCCTAAATAAGAGAGCTGCCAGTATTTCTTTTGGTGAAAGAATAAAATATGAAATTGCATTAACATTATCCTATTTTCCAAAAATTTTAATACTAGATGAACCTACAGTTGGCTTAGATACAATCGCAATTCAGCAGGTTCGAGAAATATTAACTAATTATGTTCAGCAGTATAAGGCTTGTGGGATATTAACTTCTCATAATTTAAAAGATATAAATGAAATGACTAATTTTTTTGGTTATTTAAAAAACGGAAACATTATAAATTTCTTCAATAAAAATGAAATGAGTCTGTCAGAAATTGAGAAAAAATATGTTGAATTATATTCATGA
- a CDS encoding substrate-binding periplasmic protein produces MKSIIVCLILFLCFKAYSDDLKNIVIYSDEDIPYVTINKEGIIDGGIATEVIYKILNKLNLPKSTIESVPWARAYFNATTKPNVIIYPIVKTKERQENLDFIIKLLDSTVFLYKLKSRADIKVKNLNEAKKYRVCAVRDDYRADYLKLNKFEYIELATNSTLNVKKFIEGRCDLIISTEIGIQNKLKNLKYEFNLIENVFSLKNLDSALYAAINKNTSKEIKDKIKLAGDSLK; encoded by the coding sequence ATGAAATCAATAATAGTGTGCTTAATATTATTTCTTTGCTTCAAAGCTTATTCTGATGATTTAAAAAATATAGTTATTTATTCAGATGAAGATATCCCATACGTCACAATAAACAAAGAGGGTATTATAGATGGTGGAATAGCAACAGAAGTCATTTATAAAATTTTAAATAAACTCAATCTTCCAAAATCAACAATTGAAAGTGTACCTTGGGCACGAGCCTATTTTAATGCGACGACAAAACCAAATGTGATTATTTATCCAATTGTCAAGACAAAGGAGAGACAAGAAAATCTTGATTTTATAATTAAATTGCTCGATTCAACTGTTTTTTTATATAAATTAAAAAGTAGAGCTGATATAAAAGTAAAAAATTTAAATGAGGCTAAAAAGTATCGAGTTTGCGCTGTTCGTGATGACTATCGTGCTGATTACTTAAAATTAAATAAATTTGAATATATTGAATTAGCAACTAACTCGACACTAAATGTTAAAAAATTTATTGAAGGTCGTTGTGATTTGATTATTTCTACCGAAATTGGAATTCAAAATAAATTGAAAAATCTTAAATATGAGTTCAATTTAATTGAAAATGTTTTTTCATTAAAAAACTTAGATAGTGCTTTATATGCGGCAATTAATAAAAATACTTCAAAAGAAATAAAAGATAAAATTAAATTAGCTGGTGATTCACTAAAATAA
- a CDS encoding GFA family protein, whose product MQIEIQREGKCHCGAISYITEGKEVYHSLCHCTDCRRWSGAPMVGWIAFKKNQIKISGKPLSYASSKNGTREFCGNCGTGLFYRNEVLLPGLIDVHSGTLNDLSSNPPDSQVMVKERVSWLDHFEKLPKFNSYPGKD is encoded by the coding sequence ATGCAAATAGAGATTCAGAGAGAAGGTAAATGCCACTGCGGCGCGATTTCTTACATAACAGAAGGAAAAGAAGTCTATCATTCACTCTGCCACTGCACAGATTGTAGGCGCTGGTCAGGTGCTCCAATGGTCGGTTGGATTGCGTTTAAAAAAAATCAAATCAAAATTTCGGGAAAACCTCTATCTTATGCTTCTTCCAAAAATGGAACAAGAGAGTTTTGTGGTAACTGCGGAACAGGGTTATTTTATAGAAATGAAGTTCTTTTACCAGGTCTTATCGATGTGCATTCTGGAACCTTAAATGATCTTTCTTCAAATCCACCCGATTCCCAAGTTATGGTCAAAGAACGAGTTTCTTGGCTTGACCATTTTGAAAAACTCCCAAAATTTAATTCCTATCCAGGAAAAGATTAA